The sequence GCAAACCCAGCCTCTTAGGTCACCTGGTCCATCACCTCCCACCTGGCCTCTTGTAGGAACCTCCTAGTTGGTCTCCctgcttctgctactgctgcctCTAGGGTCTCCACACAGCAGCCGGAGCAATCCTTTTAAATTCAAGAGCATGTCCATTTCCAAGGGCCCAACATCTCTGGGTCAAGACCAAAgtcctggactttcctggtggtccagtggttaagaatctgcctgccaatacaggggacctgggtccgatccctggtccaggaagattccacatgctgcagagcaactaagaccatgTGCTAcacctactgagcctgcgtgctgcaattACGGAAGCCCACttgcctagagcctgggctctgcaactatggaagccaccacaacgagaaacCCGTGCAACGCAACACAGAGTAGCCCCagcttgctgcaaccagagaaagcctgtgcatagcagtgaagacccagtgcagccataaataaataaaatgcctcTCTGACCCTCTCCTCTATTGCCCTCTTTTTGATCATAGGCTCCAGACTTCAGGCTTTTCCTGAAACACACCAGGGGTTCTACTGCTTTATATCCGCTGCCCCCACTGGTCATAACAGGCTCTCTGAAAGCTCCCAGTTCCCTCCATCATCTCCAACAAGTTTGTTCAAATGCTGCCTTTTGGAAGGTCTTGTGATAACACTGCAACACAACTCCCTGCTGCTCCCCATCCCTACTCCGAattctccttctgttttctttttctccaggtcACTTATTTCCTGCTAACATTTTACAGGGAATGAAAGTGTTGAAtgaaggtgttagtcgctcagtcgtgcctgactctttgcaaccccatggactgcagaccaccaggctcctctgtccatgggatttttccaggcaagtatacttgagtggtttgccatttccttctcaagaggatcttcccaaccagggattaaaccccagtctcctgcaggttctataccaactgagctaccagggaagcccttttacagGGTATACTTGcctttttatttgatttatcaTTCACTAGCATCtacaggtggcactactggtaaagaactcccctgccatcacaggagacataagagatgcaggttcgatccctgggttgggaagatcctctggaggagggcacagctacccactccagtaggtgtgtctggagaatcccatggacagaggagcctggtgggctcaggtccatagagtcgcagagtcggacacgactgaaacgacttaggaCGCATGAATGCACAGTATATAAAACCCATCAGAGAGAAATTTTTGTTGGGTTTGTTTCCTCATGGAGCATCCCAGACCTAGAGCAGTGAACCGCCTGTGATAGATGCTCAGTGACTATCTGTTGAGCAGATGAGAACAAATCAAAGGATGGATAAGCGAATAGCACTGTGTTAGCTCAAGGGCTCCTTTTCAGCCTCCTGCAGAGGTTGTCATATCTGGGTATCAATgtatccctccccccaccacaggGCACCTACCTCAGAAGACAGGGGTGACACAGGACACCCTCCCGCAACCATTGATGCAGCATTTCAATGCGTCAGGACACTGGCTGTCCACCTGGCACTGGTCCCGGCAGAGGCCAAGCTGGGGGAAGGCGATATCCACATTAGGGCATGAGCCCGGCTTATCTGGGTGAGAAAAGGAGTAAGAAGTGGTGAGCAGAGCTCAGGCAGGCGGCTGCACACGTCTCCACAGCATGTCTGCCCACCTGGATTCACAAATAAGACAGCTGCTTGCCTGAGCGAATCTCAGGGGGCTTGGATGGTCGTCTGCAAACTCTCTTCCTCCTGTTCTCTCCTCCCAGGGGTTTTGAGATCACTGCACTCCAgtttgagtcccagctctgccttctCCTAACTTTGTGGCCTCAGGAGGGAAATCCCCCAGAGACCTGTGTCTTCAGGTGTCAGATGAGATCAGTGTTGACCACACCACAGGGTTGTTATGGAAGCAATGGAGGCAACAGACTTCTCCCTGAGAAGTCAACGTCCTTTGTAGcagtaataatgatgatgagTAAAGGCAGCTGTTAACACTTAGTTCCTTCTAAGTAGCAGGCATTATCCGAAGCTTGCGACATTTATTAACTCATCTAATCCTCGGGATAATCCTAGAACCTGGGACAAGGAGCTGTAACTATTTTCTCatgttgcagatgaggaaattgagtcaaaaagttaaataatttgctttaAGTCAAACAGGGTAgagacaggatttgaacccaggaaacTGGCTTCAGGTCTGTGCACCATGCATTGTGTTGCTTTGTAAGCAATAAAGCATAGCGCCCATGTCAGGGTGATGCACCCACAAGGCCTTCACTCCCGTATACTCACTCCTAGTTACAACCAGGTGGAACCAAGGTCCCCTCTACGCTCTCACTCTAACACCCAGAGAAGCATTCTTCCACtattgcatacacacacacacatacacaaaaccacAGAGATGTGCCAATTAACAAGTCCTTAGTGCAAATCCATTTTGTCCTTTAGTTTTCACATCAAACCTCTCTTCTGTAGGGGATATTTCTACTGTATTCTTATTACAGCAGAGGAGAATGAAACCCAGAGAGGTGAAGGCATCACCCAACATCACACTGCTGATCAGAAGTAAAACCAAGACCTGAGCCCAGCCTTTCAAtgtccacagacacacacacacacacacaacctgtgCTCCACTCCAGGCtcagggaggagggagctgggctcAGTGCCCAGAAGCCCGAGGAGCAAGTCCAGCCAAACGTTAAGCAGGCTCAGAGCTGGATGAGCTGAGAGGACACGGGGGGCTGCCTTCCTGCACAGACACCCTTTCCGAGCTGCTCCAGGACAGAAGGGCATCAATAGCCAGTAACTCACCAAACAAGCCACTGTGAGTGGAGGATCTACTCTCTGCTGAGACGTCTCACGTGTACCATTTCATTTAGCCTCGTGTCAGTCCTACAACATCTGAGATTCTCATCCCATTGTGTCAAGGAgaaagcagaggctcagagaagtgaagccaCTTGCTCAGGACACAAACCTGCAGATGGTACAACGAGGATTCTAATCCAGGAGACGCTCTGTCCCTGcccctcttcctgcctcagtCTATCCGAGACCAGGGAGCAGCAGAGACTCCCCCAAGCAGAAACTCCTCTTTTCTCCCCACTCTCCTCTCATCTGTGTCTTTCTCTCCCAATGTCCTCCTCTCCTGGTTTTCCTCACTTTGGTCCAGGttagagtactcttgcctggaaaatcccatggacggaggagcctggtaggctgcagtccatggggtcgctaagagttggatatgactaagtgacttcactttcacttttcactttcatgcattggagaaggaaatggcaacccactccagtgttcttgcctggagaatcccagggacgggggagcctggtgggctgccgtctgtggggtggcacagagtcagacacgactgaagtgacttagctgtagCAGTAGAGATCCCCAGATCCACAAGCCCCCTTGACAGGCTGTTCCCCCCTCCGGCTCCCACCACCTGCTCTGACTGAGGTCTCTGATTACAGGCCTCCCTGCAGGCATCTTCAGAGAAATCACAGGGAGGGAGCATCATAGGGACTTTTTCTCTGGGTAAAGACAAGCGATCCCAATACGGTGGGATCAGGTCATATCCTGGCTTCTAGTCCTCAGTTTTTCCCTCTGAAAAACAAGATGCTCAGAGTCCAAGCTGTTTAAGACCCCTTCCTGCTCAGGTAGGAGTCCCTAGGACCTGCTGGACAGTCTTGAGCTCCAGCAAGTGCTTTCTATGAAGGGGAAGCTTCACACACTCTCTGTCACTCAGTCTTCAGAGCAGAAGAGAGGGTGTtaagaggaggaagggggagggctgCTCAGGATGGGGTCCTGACTTTCTTCAAGCCACTCAGACAAAAAAGGGACCCCCTGTGTTATGAATCCTGTCCAGCCAGGGATggcagtgtgaccttggacaagaacctttctctcttttgtatcacatctttaagATGGGTGGAGTGCTCTCCTAAACCTGGAAAGCCTCCATCTGGACAGAGGAATTTGGGGAGTCCGGACCAGTAGGCATCCCAAAGCCTTCCCCCAGGGCCGGGGAAGCCACAGGAAAGGGGTTCTGGCAGGGGAGCGAGTCCAAGACCTCGGGACCCAGCCCATTGGACAGCCCAGAGCTGCCCCGAGGCTAAACCCCCGCCAGGAGGAAGCTTCGACCCTGGCGCCCAGATCTCAGGGAACAATGGTCCGGAACCACGTCCCCGCGGTGCGTCCCGGAAGTCCGTCATGCACCAGAGCGATGAATCCGGCTGGGAGTGGGGGACCTCCCTTCCCCTCGGCGGCATGTCAGCGACGCCTCGGTCTCCCCGGGGTCGCGGGAGGGAGAGCACGGGCTGATCCGGTTCCAGCCACCTCCACCTGGTCCTGGACCCCCGGGTCGGTAGCGCTGGTGTGCCCGGAACGGGGCGCTCCCTTCTCCCGCACCCCCGCTGCCACGCCCCGGCCCGCGAGGGTCCCCCAGGTTACCATTAGGCATCTGGCAGACGGTGGCGCAGCCGGCCTCGCAGCACTTGAGGTTGTCATCACAGTCCTCATCCAAGACGCACGCCTTCGTGCAGTTCGCGTCACCCTCCAGCTCGGGACACTCACCCGGCTTCAGTGCGACTGAGCCTGGGAGGTGGACGGGTAGTGGGGGACCCGGGCCCGCTCTCAGAGGATGCCCACCTCGTGTCCGATGGCCCCCAATCtcaatccccacccccaccggAATTCTGAGTCTCAGTTCCTAGGCCCCGCCCTAACAGTCTTCAGAGAGCCCCACTTCCAGGGACGGGGTCCTCCAATACCTTGGGAGGACAGGAGGGACCAAACCCTTGGCCTCTGAGCCTTCAATTTTTAGGAGACCCCAGCCCGACTGAGCGTCTAGGAGCTTCCAATGTCCCGGCAGAGGGTCCCCGCCACTGGCCATTGCATCTCCAACATCAGCAAAGAacctccccccccctcccccgctgccccccaacccccgccccatCCCAGGCATAAGGGTCAGTCTTTAGTGGTCTCTGCGCACCTCCAGCACACTGGACCACACATCTGAAGCTCAAGGGCTACCTCCTTCAGAGCACCAGGGATCCCCACATTTTAGTCTGCAGGGGACTCCCCACTTCCGCCCTGGGGAATCCTCACTGCGCAGAGAGGCTAAACTCCTGCCCGGCTCCGTTCCTTCGCTCCTGGTTCGGCCCCTCTGGGCACCCAGCCTTTCCCCGCCCCACTCACCTGTGACCGGGGGGAGGCCCAGGAGCAGGCCAAGGAGGAGGGCGGCGAGGAGCGGACCCAGGCGGCAGGCAGGCATGGTGCTCGCCAGGGCGGGGTGCGGGAATGAGGCGCCGCCAGGAAGATTTAACTGGGTTCCTGGGGGGCGTGGGGTAGGGGCGGGGCTGAACGCTTGCGGGTAGAGGGCTCAGCACACAAGGCAGGCGGGCCGACTGCCACCTCCTGTCATTTCACAATCTCCCAGGATCAGGTGTCACTCTGGCCCCAATGGGAACCAGGAACCTAAGCGGCTTCCTGGCCGGGTGCAGCTGGTCTCACCCGGACCcttgtcccctccccctccccacctccctctgggccctgggggcagggcagcAGGCAGCCAAGGGCTAGATCTAGGACTCCCTGGATCCCATTCCGAGACCCAGGGGTCTCCCTGTGATGCCCACTGTGGtaggagagaggagggcaggacCCACTGGGGGAGACTGTAGACGAAGTGGCTGGACTCGGGGTCAGCAGGTCAGAGTCTGGATCTCACTTTAGGGATTCATGGTGGGCGTGTTGTGTAGTGATACACAGCACACAGAAGGAGCCACAGGAAA comes from Bubalus bubalis isolate 160015118507 breed Murrah chromosome 14, NDDB_SH_1, whole genome shotgun sequence and encodes:
- the WFDC2 gene encoding WAP four-disulfide core domain protein 2, coding for MPACRLGPLLAALLLGLLLGLPPVTGSVALKPGECPELEGDANCTKACVLDEDCDDNLKCCEAGCATVCQMPNDKPGSCPNVDIAFPQLGLCRDQCQVDSQCPDALKCCINGCGRVSCVTPVF